The following coding sequences lie in one Bacteroides helcogenes P 36-108 genomic window:
- the atpB gene encoding F0F1 ATP synthase subunit A, with the protein MRQLRNILTGISFTLGLLMPLSGYADSISNPMRGLETELESGSRHDDVPVAGQKESTVDVKEIVFGHIGDSYEWHITTWGKTHITIPLPVILYSTTTGWHTFLSSHLEENRGTYEGFSIAPTGSKYEGKLVEYDAAGNEIRPLDISITKVTLALLLNSLLLLVIILGVAQWYRRHPQDSAAPGGFIGFVEMFIMMVNDDIIKSCVGPKYRKFAPYLLTAFFFIFINNMMGLIPFFPGGANVTGNIAITMVLALCTFIAVNFFGTKAYWKDIFWPDVPWWLKVPIPMMPFIEFFGILTKPFALMIRLFANMLAGHMAMLVLTCLIFISASMGPVLNGTLTVASVLFNVFMNALEVLVAFIQAYVFTMLSAVFIGLAQEEHKEPKTEERKVGETKALAEK; encoded by the coding sequence ATGAGACAATTGCGTAACATACTGACTGGAATATCCTTTACCTTGGGATTGCTAATGCCGCTTTCTGGTTATGCGGACAGTATTTCGAACCCTATGAGAGGACTTGAAACTGAGCTTGAGAGTGGGAGCCGACATGATGATGTGCCTGTTGCCGGTCAAAAGGAGAGTACTGTGGATGTAAAAGAAATAGTTTTCGGACATATCGGTGATTCTTATGAATGGCATATTACAACCTGGGGTAAGACGCATATTACCATTCCGTTGCCTGTAATTCTGTATAGTACAACTACGGGATGGCATACGTTCCTGTCATCGCATCTTGAAGAAAACAGAGGGACTTATGAAGGATTTTCCATTGCTCCCACAGGTAGCAAATATGAAGGCAAGTTGGTGGAATACGACGCTGCAGGCAATGAAATTCGTCCGTTGGATATTTCCATTACAAAAGTGACACTGGCATTGCTTCTCAACAGTTTGTTGTTACTTGTCATTATTCTTGGGGTTGCCCAATGGTATCGCAGGCATCCTCAGGACAGTGCTGCTCCGGGAGGATTCATCGGATTTGTGGAAATGTTCATCATGATGGTGAATGACGATATTATCAAGAGTTGTGTGGGACCGAAGTATCGCAAATTCGCTCCTTACCTGCTGACGGCATTTTTCTTTATCTTTATTAACAACATGATGGGATTGATTCCGTTCTTTCCGGGCGGTGCTAATGTGACAGGGAATATTGCTATTACTATGGTGCTTGCTCTTTGTACATTTATTGCAGTGAATTTTTTCGGAACGAAGGCTTATTGGAAGGACATTTTTTGGCCGGATGTACCTTGGTGGTTGAAGGTTCCTATACCTATGATGCCGTTTATCGAATTCTTCGGTATTTTGACGAAACCATTTGCTTTGATGATTCGTCTTTTCGCTAATATGCTGGCAGGTCACATGGCAATGTTGGTATTGACTTGTCTTATTTTCATTTCTGCCAGTATGGGGCCTGTTTTAAATGGTACGTTGACTGTAGCTTCGGTGTTATTCAATGTTTTTATGAATGCATTGGAAGTGTTGGTTGCTTTTATACAGGCTTATGTGTTCACAATGCTATCTGCCGTATTTATAGGATTGGCGCAGGAAGAGCATAAGGAGCCGAAGACCGAGGAGCGTAAAGTTGGAGAAACAAAAGCTTTGGCTGAGAAATAA
- a CDS encoding F0F1 ATP synthase subunit delta, translating to MDIGIVSMRYAKALMEYAKSTGEEQTLYKELSMLSRSFEKHPDLRLALDNPILTVREKFSLICAAAVGDTTAGREFTRFITLVLRNRREAFLQYICLSFLELYRKDNRIGVAKLITAVPVSREVEERIRNSASSLLHAHMELQTEVDSTIEGGFIFDINDFRLDASIATQLKKVKQQFIDKNRRIV from the coding sequence ATGGATATAGGAATTGTTTCGATGCGATATGCAAAGGCGTTGATGGAATATGCCAAAAGCACGGGTGAGGAGCAGACACTCTACAAGGAGTTGAGTATGCTGTCCCGGAGTTTTGAGAAGCATCCGGATTTGCGTCTGGCACTGGATAATCCTATCTTGACGGTACGTGAGAAGTTTTCGCTGATTTGTGCTGCCGCTGTCGGTGATACTACCGCCGGACGTGAGTTTACGCGCTTCATCACTCTTGTCTTAAGGAATCGGAGGGAAGCCTTTTTGCAATATATTTGCTTGAGCTTTCTCGAATTATACCGGAAAGACAATCGTATCGGTGTTGCCAAATTGATAACCGCAGTACCGGTAAGTAGGGAGGTAGAAGAACGTATCAGGAACAGTGCCTCTTCCTTGTTGCATGCACACATGGAGTTACAGACAGAAGTTGATTCTACAATTGAAGGTGGTTTTATCTTTGATATCAACGATTTCCGTTTGGATGCCAGCATTGCCACCCAACTCAAAAAGGTGAAACAACAGTTCATTGACAAGAACAGAAGAATCGTTTGA
- the atpD gene encoding F0F1 ATP synthase subunit beta produces MSQIVGHISQVIGPVVDVYFEGTETELMLPSIHDALEIKRSSGKRLIVEVQQHIGENTVRTVAMDSTDGLQRGMKVHPLGGPIAMPVGEQIKGRLMNVVGDSIDGMKELDREGAYPIHREPPKFEDLTTVQEVLYTGIKVIDLLEPYSKGGKIGLFGGAGVGKTVLIQELINNIAKKQHGFSVFAGVGERTREGNDLLREMIESGVIRYGEEFKKSMEEGNWDLSKVDYNEVAKSQVALIFGQMNEPPGARQSVALSGLTVAESFRDMGAETDGPRDILFFIDNIFRFTQAGSEVSALLGRLPSAVGYQPTLATEMGAMQERITSTRSGSITSVQAVYVPADDLTDPAPATTFTHLDATTVLSRKITELGIYPAVDPLESTSRILDPHIVGREHYEVAQRVKQILQRNKELQDIISILGMEELSDADRTLVNRARRVQRFLSQPFAVAEQFTGIPGTMVSIEDTIRGFKMILDGEVDYLPEPAFLNVGTIEEAIEKGKKLLEQAKK; encoded by the coding sequence ATGTCACAGATTGTCGGACATATATCACAGGTAATAGGTCCTGTTGTGGATGTTTATTTCGAAGGTACGGAAACAGAACTTATGTTGCCGAGTATTCATGATGCATTGGAAATAAAAAGGTCGAGTGGTAAAAGACTTATTGTGGAAGTGCAGCAGCATATTGGTGAAAATACAGTGCGTACCGTGGCTATGGATAGTACAGATGGGTTGCAAAGAGGTATGAAAGTACATCCGCTTGGAGGTCCGATTGCCATGCCGGTGGGCGAACAGATTAAAGGTCGTCTTATGAATGTGGTGGGTGACTCTATTGATGGGATGAAAGAACTGGATCGTGAAGGAGCATATCCTATTCATCGTGAACCGCCTAAGTTTGAGGATTTGACTACCGTACAAGAGGTGCTCTACACAGGAATTAAAGTAATTGATTTATTGGAACCTTACAGTAAAGGAGGCAAGATTGGTTTATTTGGTGGTGCTGGTGTAGGTAAGACAGTCCTTATTCAGGAACTTATCAATAATATTGCCAAGAAACAGCATGGTTTTTCTGTGTTTGCCGGCGTAGGAGAACGTACCCGTGAAGGCAACGATTTGCTGAGAGAGATGATTGAATCGGGTGTTATCCGTTATGGTGAAGAATTCAAGAAGAGTATGGAAGAAGGTAACTGGGATTTGTCTAAGGTAGATTATAATGAAGTTGCCAAGTCTCAGGTAGCGTTGATTTTCGGTCAGATGAACGAGCCTCCCGGTGCACGTCAGTCAGTGGCTTTGTCCGGTCTGACGGTTGCTGAATCTTTCCGTGATATGGGAGCCGAGACAGATGGGCCACGTGATATCCTGTTTTTTATAGATAATATATTCCGTTTCACTCAGGCTGGTTCTGAAGTATCTGCTTTATTGGGACGTCTGCCGTCTGCTGTGGGTTACCAACCGACATTGGCTACCGAAATGGGGGCCATGCAGGAACGCATCACTTCCACACGGAGTGGATCCATTACTTCCGTACAAGCTGTATATGTACCCGCCGATGACTTGACGGACCCTGCGCCCGCAACGACTTTTACACATCTGGATGCCACAACGGTCTTGAGTCGTAAGATTACTGAACTTGGCATTTATCCTGCTGTAGATCCGTTGGAATCGACTTCACGAATTCTTGATCCACACATTGTAGGACGTGAACATTATGAAGTGGCACAGCGCGTCAAACAGATTCTTCAGCGTAATAAAGAGTTGCAGGATATCATCTCTATTCTCGGTATGGAAGAACTATCTGATGCCGACCGTACATTGGTGAACCGTGCACGCCGTGTGCAGCGCTTCCTTTCGCAGCCGTTTGCTGTTGCCGAACAGTTTACAGGCATTCCCGGAACAATGGTTTCCATTGAAGATACAATCAGAGGATTTAAGATGATTCTTGACGGTGAAGTGGACTATTTGCCCGAACCTGCTTTCTTGAATGTAGGAACTATTGAAGAAGCTATTGAGAAGGGTAAGAAATTACTGGAACAAGCAAAAAAATAA
- a CDS encoding SDR family oxidoreductase, which produces MKKKVLIIGANGFTGRRILNDLSHNAAYEVTGCSLHDDICPNSGDYHFVRIDIRDCKALNKLFEEVQPYAVINTSALSVPDYCEIHHEEAEAINITAVMHLAQHCRTHNSRLIHLSTDFVFDGNTKRLYTEEDTPAPVNYYGKTKLEGERQIATICNDYAIARVVVVYGNALPGQHGNIFQLVANRLRNNEEIFVVSDQWRTPTFVGDVSQGVEKLINHPHNGIYHICGGDCLTIAGIAYRVADILGLDRSLICPISTEEMKEKTPRPCFSGLSIEKARKELKYQPHTLDEGIRLMFRD; this is translated from the coding sequence ATGAAAAAGAAAGTGTTGATTATAGGAGCCAATGGCTTCACTGGACGAAGGATTCTTAATGATTTGTCACACAATGCGGCTTATGAAGTCACAGGTTGCTCCCTGCACGATGACATCTGCCCCAACTCGGGAGATTATCATTTCGTCCGTATAGACATTCGAGACTGCAAAGCTTTAAACAAACTGTTTGAGGAAGTACAACCCTATGCAGTAATCAATACTTCCGCCCTTTCCGTACCGGATTATTGCGAAATACACCATGAAGAAGCGGAAGCGATAAACATCACAGCCGTAATGCATTTGGCGCAGCATTGCCGGACACACAACAGTCGCCTGATCCATCTTTCCACAGATTTTGTGTTCGATGGAAATACCAAGCGCCTTTATACAGAGGAAGATACTCCTGCTCCTGTCAACTATTACGGTAAGACAAAATTGGAAGGTGAAAGGCAGATAGCCACCATCTGCAATGACTATGCCATCGCACGTGTTGTAGTGGTATATGGTAATGCCCTTCCGGGACAACATGGTAACATATTCCAACTTGTGGCCAACAGACTGAGAAATAACGAAGAAATCTTTGTCGTGTCCGACCAATGGCGTACTCCGACCTTTGTGGGAGATGTGTCACAAGGTGTAGAAAAATTAATTAATCATCCACACAACGGAATCTATCATATCTGCGGAGGCGATTGTCTTACAATTGCAGGTATCGCTTACCGGGTAGCAGATATACTCGGATTGGACCGTTCTCTGATCTGTCCAATCAGCACAGAGGAAATGAAAGAAAAAACGCCCCGCCCCTGCTTCAGCGGATTGAGCATAGAGAAAGCACGAAAAGAATTGAAATATCAACCGCATACACTGGATGAAGGAATAAGACTGATGTTCAGAGATTAA
- the atpA gene encoding F0F1 ATP synthase subunit alpha has product MSENIKVSEVSDILRKQLEGIDTRVQLDEIGTVLQVSDGVARIYGLRNAEANELLEFDNGIKAIVMNLEEDNVGAVLLGPTDKIKEGYTVKRTKRIASIMVGESMLGRVIDPLGEPLDGKGLIGGELCEMPLERKAPGVIFRQPVNQPLQTGLKAVDAMIPIGRGQRELIIGDRQTGKTAIAIDTIINQRKNYEAGDPVYCIYVAIGQKGSTVASIVNTLRQYGAMDYTIVVAATAGDPAALQYYAPFAGAAIGEYFRDTGRHALVIYDDLSKQAVAYREVSLILRRPSGREAYPGDIFYLHSRLLERAAKIISQEEVAREMNDLPDSLKSKVKGGGSLTALPIIETQAGDVSAYIPTNVISITDGQIFLDTNLFNQGNRPAIDVGISVSRVGGNAQIKAMKKVAGTLKIDQAQYRELEAFTKFSGDMDPVTALTIDKGQKNTRLLVQPQYSPMSVERQVAILYCGTHGLLKNVPLDKVGEFENSFLEYLEMNHREDVLDFLKKGVIDDEVNKKIEETAEMIAKQFM; this is encoded by the coding sequence GTGTCTGAAAATATAAAAGTAAGCGAAGTTTCCGATATCCTCCGTAAACAGTTAGAGGGTATTGATACCCGCGTGCAACTGGACGAGATAGGCACGGTTCTTCAGGTCAGTGACGGTGTGGCGCGTATCTATGGATTGCGCAATGCCGAGGCAAACGAACTGCTGGAATTTGACAATGGTATTAAGGCCATTGTGATGAATCTCGAAGAAGACAACGTAGGGGCCGTTCTGTTGGGACCTACTGATAAGATCAAGGAAGGTTATACCGTAAAACGTACTAAGCGTATTGCTTCCATCATGGTGGGTGAAAGTATGCTTGGACGTGTTATTGACCCATTGGGAGAGCCGTTGGATGGCAAAGGATTGATAGGAGGAGAATTGTGTGAAATGCCGCTGGAACGTAAGGCTCCGGGAGTAATTTTCCGTCAGCCTGTGAACCAGCCATTGCAGACTGGATTGAAAGCCGTTGATGCCATGATACCCATAGGCCGCGGGCAACGTGAATTGATTATCGGTGACCGTCAGACCGGCAAGACTGCAATAGCCATTGATACCATTATTAACCAACGTAAGAATTACGAAGCGGGAGATCCGGTGTATTGCATTTATGTAGCCATCGGACAAAAAGGTTCTACGGTTGCTTCCATTGTAAATACTCTGCGTCAGTACGGCGCTATGGATTACACCATTGTGGTAGCTGCTACGGCGGGCGATCCTGCTGCATTGCAGTATTATGCGCCATTTGCGGGTGCTGCTATCGGTGAGTATTTCCGTGATACCGGCCGTCATGCGCTGGTGATTTACGATGACTTGTCCAAACAGGCGGTTGCTTACCGTGAAGTATCATTGATTCTGCGCCGTCCGTCGGGTCGTGAGGCATATCCCGGTGATATATTCTATTTGCATTCCCGTTTGTTGGAGCGTGCGGCAAAGATTATCAGCCAGGAAGAGGTGGCTCGTGAGATGAACGATTTGCCCGATAGCTTGAAAAGTAAAGTGAAAGGCGGCGGCTCGTTGACTGCATTGCCTATTATCGAAACACAGGCGGGTGATGTGTCTGCTTATATTCCTACGAATGTGATTTCTATTACTGACGGGCAAATATTCCTTGATACGAACCTTTTCAATCAAGGTAATCGTCCGGCTATCGATGTAGGTATTTCTGTGAGCCGTGTAGGTGGCAATGCCCAGATTAAAGCCATGAAGAAAGTGGCGGGTACATTGAAGATCGATCAGGCGCAGTATCGTGAGTTGGAAGCGTTTACTAAATTTAGCGGTGATATGGATCCTGTGACGGCATTGACCATTGACAAGGGACAAAAGAATACTCGCTTGCTTGTGCAGCCTCAGTATAGTCCTATGTCGGTAGAGAGGCAAGTGGCCATACTCTATTGTGGTACGCATGGATTGCTGAAGAATGTTCCTTTGGACAAAGTTGGTGAGTTTGAAAACAGTTTCCTTGAATACCTTGAAATGAATCATCGTGAAGATGTGCTCGACTTTCTGAAAAAGGGGGTTATAGATGATGAAGTCAACAAGAAAATAGAGGAGACTGCAGAGATGATTGCGAAACAATTTATGTAA
- a CDS encoding F0F1 ATP synthase subunit gamma, giving the protein MASLKEVKNRISSVKSTRQITSAMKMVASAKLHKAQGRIESMLPYQRKLNEILTNFLRTDTSFESPYTEIRPVIKVAIVAFSSNSSLCGAYNSNVAKMLERTLADYRSLGKENILIYPVGKKVEEAVKKLGYVPQGSYQVMADKPSYVEAYELAGRLMKEFVGRRIDRVELIYHHFKSMGTQVLLRENYLPIDLTQVAEEAAETVPENSRSFNNDYIVEPSIGQLIAELLPKVLSQKIFTVLLDSGASEHAARTLAMQTATDNANELIQDLTKQYNKSRQQAITNELLDIIGGSLK; this is encoded by the coding sequence ATGGCTTCACTGAAAGAGGTAAAAAATAGAATTAGCTCCGTCAAGAGTACGCGTCAGATTACATCGGCGATGAAGATGGTGGCATCTGCCAAGCTGCATAAAGCGCAGGGGCGGATTGAAAGTATGCTGCCTTACCAACGGAAGCTGAATGAGATCTTGACAAATTTTTTGCGTACGGATACATCATTCGAGTCACCATATACCGAGATAAGGCCTGTGATTAAAGTGGCAATTGTGGCATTCTCCTCCAACAGTTCATTGTGTGGAGCTTACAATTCAAATGTAGCCAAGATGTTAGAACGTACATTGGCTGATTATCGGTCATTGGGAAAGGAAAATATTCTGATTTATCCGGTAGGCAAGAAGGTGGAAGAAGCTGTAAAGAAGTTAGGATATGTGCCGCAAGGCAGTTATCAGGTGATGGCCGATAAGCCTTCGTATGTGGAGGCGTATGAGTTGGCCGGCAGACTGATGAAGGAATTTGTAGGGAGGCGCATTGACCGTGTGGAATTGATTTATCATCATTTCAAGTCTATGGGTACTCAAGTGCTGCTCCGTGAGAATTATCTGCCCATTGACTTGACACAGGTTGCTGAGGAAGCTGCGGAAACAGTTCCGGAGAATTCTCGAAGTTTTAATAATGACTATATTGTAGAACCTTCTATAGGGCAGTTGATTGCCGAACTTCTGCCCAAGGTGTTGAGCCAGAAAATATTTACGGTATTGCTGGATTCCGGAGCCTCCGAGCATGCGGCCCGTACACTTGCTATGCAGACAGCAACGGACAATGCGAATGAGTTGATACAGGATTTGACGAAGCAGTATAACAAGAGTCGTCAACAGGCTATTACCAATGAGTTACTGGATATTATTGGTGGTAGCTTGAAGTAA
- the atpC gene encoding ATP synthase F1 subunit epsilon, giving the protein MKKLHLNIVSPEKELFNGEVESVTLPGAMGSFSILPQHAPIVSSLRMGTLIYVTDGEEHKLDIQSGFVEMSNGKVDACIENCPISSTTNN; this is encoded by the coding sequence ATGAAAAAGTTGCATTTGAATATTGTATCGCCGGAGAAAGAACTTTTTAACGGAGAAGTGGAAAGTGTCACACTGCCTGGTGCAATGGGATCATTTTCCATTTTGCCACAACATGCGCCGATTGTATCTTCACTCAGGATGGGGACATTGATTTACGTGACAGATGGCGAAGAACATAAACTTGATATTCAAAGCGGATTTGTGGAAATGAGTAATGGTAAAGTTGATGCTTGTATAGAAAATTGTCCTATTTCTTCCACCACCAATAATTAA
- a CDS encoding response regulator transcription factor, translated as MEKINILLVEDEETLAMIIKDTLNSQGFAIHIAGDGEEGLRRFFDLRPDVLVADVMMPRMDGFEMVRRIRQTDKHTPVLFLTARSAINDVVEGFELGANDYLKKPFGMQELIIRIKALAGKAFCFSETEQQNTVTVFEIGNYRFNSITQRLSYIGMDLLPHDDRLETELSHRESEILKRLCENRNQVVNTQNVLLDLWGNDSFFNTRSLHVFITKLRHRLSQDERIRIVNVRGIGYKLIVN; from the coding sequence ATGGAAAAGATTAACATACTATTAGTGGAGGATGAAGAAACCCTCGCCATGATTATCAAAGACACACTGAACAGTCAAGGCTTTGCGATACACATTGCAGGAGACGGTGAAGAAGGCTTGCGCAGATTCTTTGATTTACGCCCCGACGTACTGGTAGCGGACGTGATGATGCCCCGCATGGACGGCTTTGAAATGGTGCGCCGCATCCGCCAGACGGACAAACACACACCGGTACTGTTCCTCACTGCCCGTTCTGCCATTAACGATGTGGTGGAAGGATTTGAACTCGGAGCCAATGACTATCTGAAGAAGCCTTTCGGTATGCAGGAACTGATTATCCGCATCAAGGCATTGGCAGGCAAGGCTTTCTGTTTTTCCGAAACAGAACAACAGAACACAGTCACTGTCTTTGAAATTGGGAACTACCGCTTCAACTCCATCACCCAACGCCTCTCGTACATAGGCATGGATCTACTTCCACATGATGACAGATTGGAAACAGAACTCTCTCATCGGGAAAGCGAGATACTGAAGCGTCTTTGCGAAAACCGCAACCAGGTGGTCAATACTCAGAATGTACTGCTTGACCTCTGGGGCAACGATAGCTTTTTCAACACACGTAGCTTGCACGTATTCATCACTAAACTGCGTCACAGATTGTCACAAGACGAACGCATCCGCATTGTGAACGTGCGCGGAATAGGGTATAAACTAATAGTAAACTGA
- the atpE gene encoding ATP synthase F0 subunit C, which produces MLLSVLLQAAVAGVGVSKLGATIGAGLAVVGAGVGIGKIGGSAMEAIARQPEASGDIRMSMIIAAALIEGVALLAVVVCLLVFFL; this is translated from the coding sequence ATGTTACTATCTGTATTATTGCAAGCTGCTGTGGCAGGTGTGGGAGTTAGTAAATTAGGTGCGACAATCGGTGCAGGTTTGGCTGTTGTCGGTGCTGGTGTAGGTATCGGTAAAATAGGTGGTTCGGCAATGGAAGCCATTGCCCGTCAGCCCGAAGCATCGGGAGATATCCGTATGAGTATGATTATTGCGGCCGCCTTGATTGAAGGTGTTGCTCTGTTGGCAGTGGTTGTATGTCTGTTGGTGTTCTTCTTATAA
- a CDS encoding sensor histidine kinase: MKLPSKYIVILVILSLTGIFTYQAYWLTNLYHTQKRGMEQSILEALRICDFNEMILRIKTLRKNSTDHGEVNVSAGFSDDGRRTHTYVSSSTVFSHTDKDSAQMSEDTILIKLHKPKQDSISKTDTFKSDKPQSSLHTNAGLSMILENKNNITELSYYFQRGLHSGIDILTDPDTQVFDSLLTLRLHEAGITLPHRLEYLYTGSKEDSSCTFTDTLAVLGTPGYMPTSKAKNYEYSFDLYSHHLYRLTMEPVTLLVLKQMTGILATSFVILIILGFSFGFLIRTILRQKTLEEMKSDFTNNITHELKTPIAVAYAANDALLNFNQAEEKIQRDKYLRICQEQLQRLSGLVEQILSMSMERRKTFRLHREDIEVRGLLEKLVEQHKLKADKSVEISLDIKPDDLTVNADRMHMGNIVSNLIDNAIKYSPGKAVIDIRCRPVTSPEYGRQTEISVRDHGTGITADKLQHVFDKFYRIPTGNLHNMKGYGLGLFYVKTLTEKHGGSVSVESESNKGSVFTIKI, translated from the coding sequence ATGAAACTACCTTCAAAATATATCGTCATCCTCGTCATCCTCTCGCTGACCGGGATATTCACATATCAAGCCTACTGGCTGACTAACCTCTACCACACGCAGAAACGAGGTATGGAACAAAGTATCCTCGAAGCCTTGCGTATATGCGACTTCAACGAAATGATACTCCGTATAAAAACCTTGCGGAAAAACAGCACAGACCACGGAGAAGTAAACGTGTCTGCCGGATTCAGTGATGACGGCAGACGCACGCATACGTATGTAAGCAGCAGCACTGTCTTTTCGCATACCGACAAGGACAGTGCCCAAATGTCTGAAGACACAATACTCATAAAACTTCATAAACCAAAACAAGACAGCATCAGCAAGACAGACACTTTCAAATCTGACAAGCCGCAGTCGAGCTTGCACACTAATGCCGGGCTGTCCATGATTCTGGAAAATAAGAACAATATCACAGAACTGTCTTACTACTTTCAACGCGGTTTACATTCAGGGATTGACATTCTTACCGATCCCGACACGCAAGTTTTTGACAGCCTGCTCACTCTGCGTCTGCACGAAGCGGGCATCACCTTACCCCACCGCTTGGAGTATCTGTACACGGGATCGAAAGAAGATTCTTCTTGTACCTTCACCGATACGCTTGCCGTACTGGGTACGCCCGGATACATGCCTACCTCCAAAGCCAAAAACTATGAGTACTCTTTCGACTTGTACTCCCATCACCTCTACCGCCTCACGATGGAACCCGTCACTCTATTGGTACTGAAACAGATGACCGGCATCCTTGCCACGTCCTTCGTCATCCTCATCATTCTTGGTTTTTCTTTCGGATTCCTGATACGCACCATCTTGCGACAAAAGACTCTGGAAGAAATGAAAAGCGACTTTACCAACAACATCACCCACGAACTGAAAACTCCCATAGCCGTGGCCTACGCCGCCAATGATGCTTTGCTGAACTTCAATCAGGCGGAAGAAAAAATACAGCGTGACAAGTATCTGCGCATCTGCCAAGAACAACTGCAACGACTCAGCGGACTGGTAGAACAAATACTGAGCATGAGCATGGAGCGCCGAAAGACGTTCCGCCTACATAGGGAAGACATAGAAGTGCGGGGACTACTCGAAAAACTTGTGGAGCAGCATAAGCTGAAAGCAGACAAATCCGTGGAAATCTCCCTCGATATTAAGCCCGATGACCTCACCGTCAATGCGGATCGCATGCACATGGGCAACATTGTCAGCAATCTGATTGACAATGCCATTAAGTATTCACCGGGGAAAGCAGTGATAGACATTCGTTGCCGCCCGGTGACCTCACCGGAATATGGGAGGCAGACGGAAATCTCTGTCCGCGACCACGGAACAGGTATTACCGCCGATAAGCTGCAGCACGTGTTCGACAAGTTCTACCGCATACCCACAGGCAACCTACACAATATGAAAGGCTATGGTCTGGGACTGTTCTACGTGAAGACTCTGACAGAGAAACATGGTGGAAGCGTGAGTGTGGAAAGCGAATCAAATAAAGGAAGTGTGTTCACTATAAAGATTTAG
- the atpF gene encoding F0F1 ATP synthase subunit B translates to MSLLLPDSGLLFWMLLSFGVVFVVLAKYGFPVITNMVEGRKNYIDQSLEVAREANAQLARLKEEGDALVAAANKEQGRILREAMHERDKIIVEARKQADIVAQKELDEVRKQIQQEKEEAIRDIRRQVAVLSVDIAEKVLRKNLDEKHEQMDMIDRMLDEVLVADRNN, encoded by the coding sequence ATGTCATTGTTATTACCCGATAGTGGTTTGCTGTTTTGGATGCTTCTTTCGTTCGGTGTAGTGTTTGTAGTGTTGGCCAAATATGGTTTCCCTGTAATCACCAACATGGTGGAAGGACGCAAAAACTATATTGACCAATCATTGGAGGTGGCACGTGAAGCAAATGCCCAGCTTGCCCGACTGAAAGAGGAAGGCGATGCTTTGGTGGCTGCGGCCAATAAGGAGCAAGGACGCATCTTGCGGGAAGCTATGCATGAACGTGACAAGATTATTGTCGAAGCACGCAAGCAGGCGGATATTGTCGCTCAGAAAGAGTTGGATGAGGTTAGAAAGCAGATACAGCAGGAGAAAGAAGAAGCTATCCGTGATATTCGTCGCCAGGTCGCTGTTCTCTCTGTTGATATTGCCGAGAAGGTACTTCGCAAGAATCTGGATGAGAAGCATGAGCAGATGGATATGATTGACCGTATGCTGGATGAAGTGCTGGTGGCTGATAGAAATAATTAA